Proteins encoded within one genomic window of Manis pentadactyla isolate mManPen7 chromosome 4, mManPen7.hap1, whole genome shotgun sequence:
- the C4H1orf174 gene encoding UPF0688 protein C1orf174 homolog isoform X1 has product MRSRKLTGGVRSSTRLRAQNYPARLASAQEVSVTTSARTVCQTSSSHKTADRRTSKKFKYDKGHLVKPDLQTLAPKSNSSGLPKAPAKPLCQQEPLGFAEDGTLLAGKEASISAGPEVAGQPHAHRAVSHACSAETEGGPSPPRLGGPPGEESNGSATTQDRSALETEPGHAPPLQMDSSVFLDDDSNQPVPVSRFFGNVELMQDLPPASLSCPSMSRREFRKMHFRAKDDEEDDDAEM; this is encoded by the exons CTCACAGGTGGAGTGCGGTCTTCAACACGCCTGAGAGCCCAGAATTATCCAGCCAGGTTGGCCTCTGCTCAGGAAGTCAGTGTCACCACGTCTGCCAGGACAGTATGTCAG ACTTCCTCATCACACAAAACCGCCGACAGGCGAACTTCCAAGAAGTTCAAGTATGACAAAGGTCATCTTGTGAAACCAGACTTACAGACATTAGCCCCTAAGAGCAATAGCAGTGGTCTGCCCAAAGCACCAGCGAAGCCCCTGTGTCAACAGGAGCCCCTGGGCTTCGCTGAGGATGGCACGCTGCTTGCAGGCAAGGAAGCCAGCATTTCTGCAGGGCCggaggtggcaggccagccccATGCCCACAGAGCTGTGAGCCATGCTTGCTCGGCAGAGACTGAAGGTGGCCCATCCCCACCAAGACTCGGTGGCCCCCCCGGGGAAGAGTCTAACGGCAGCGCCACCACACAAGACAGGTCGGCCCTGGAGACAGAGCCGGGCCACGCACCCCCACTGCAGATGGACAGCAGCGTCTTCCTGGATGACGACAGCAATCAGCCAGTGCCAGTGAGTCGGTTCTTTGGGAACGTGGAGCTCATGCAG GACCTTCCCCCAGCGTCCTTATCCTGTCCTTCAATGAGCAGGCGAGAATTCAGGAAAATGCATTTCAGAGCCAAAGATGACGAGGAGGATGACGACGCAGAAATGTAG
- the DFFB gene encoding DNA fragmentation factor subunit beta isoform X3: MFEVFRKPKTFKLRALHSQKKFGVAGRSCQEVLRKGCLHLQLPVAGSHLCLYEDGTELTEDYFRSVPDNSELLLLTSGQTWHGCLESRFRSKSSYLRYSCESRIRSYLREVSSYASVVDAEAQEKYLRVVGAMGRKLRAVKFNGSYFDRGAQMGIRLCTPEGWFSCQGPFDVDDCASRHSINPYSNREGRVLFSTWNLDHMIEKKRCIVPTLAEAVKEQGGGEVNWEYFYSLLFTSENLKLVHIACHKKTAHRLSCDPSRMYRPCTKRRQRRKRSA, translated from the exons ATGTTTGAGGTGTTCCGGAAGCCCAAGACGTTCAAGCTGCGGGCCCTGCACAGCCAGAAGAAGTTTGGGGTGGCCGGAAGGAGCTGCCAGGAGGTGCTGCGGAAGGGGTGCCTCCACTTGCAG CTCCCCGTTGCTGGCTCCCACCTGTGCCTCTATGAAGATGGCACGGAGCTGACTGAAGACTACTTCCGGAGCGTCCCTGACAACTCAGAGCTCCTGCTCCTCACTTCGGGCCAGACCTGGCATGGCT GTTTGGAGTCCCGGTTCAGGAGTAAGTCTAGCTACCTGAGATACAGCTGCGAGAGCCGCATCCGGAGCTACCTGAGAGAG GTGAGCTCCTATGCCTCCGTGGTGGACGCGGAAGCTCAGGAGAAGTACCTGCGGGTTGTTGGCGCCATGGGCCGGAAACTCAGGGCGGTGAAGTTCAATGGCAGCTACTTTGACAGAGGGGCGCAGATGGGCATCCGGCTCTGCACGCCCGAAGGCTGGTTCTCCTGCCAG GGTCCTTTCGATGTGGACGACTGTGCTTCCAGACACTCCATCAACCCCTACAGCAACAGGGAGGGACGGGTCCTCTTCAGCACGTGGAATCTGGACCACAT GATAGAAAAGAAACGCTGCATCGTCCCCACCCTGGCGGAGGCAGTTaaggagcagggaggaggggaagTAAACTGGGAGTATTTTTACAGCCTGCTTTTCACCTCTGAGAACCTCAAGCTAGTACACATCGCCTGCCACAAGAAAACCGCCCACAGACTCAGCTGCGACCCCAGCAGGATGTACAGACCCTGCACGAAGCGGAGGCAGAGGCGGAAGCGGTCCGCTTGA
- the DFFB gene encoding DNA fragmentation factor subunit beta isoform X2 encodes MFEVFRKPKTFKLRALHSQKKFGVAGRSCQEVLRKGCLHLQLPVAGSHLCLYEDGTELTEDYFRSVPDNSELLLLTSGQTWHGYVSDISRFLGVFHKPHVEVIQAARQLLSGEQAPLRQKLLADLLHTVSGNIEAETRAEDPPWFEGLESRFRSKSSYLRYSCESRIRSYLREVSSYASVVDAEAQEKYLRVVGAMGRKLRAVKFNGSYFDRGAQMGIRLCTPEGWFSCQGPFDVDDCASRHSINPYSNREGRVLFSTWNLDHIPSNTPKMAVLFWNQTF; translated from the exons ATGTTTGAGGTGTTCCGGAAGCCCAAGACGTTCAAGCTGCGGGCCCTGCACAGCCAGAAGAAGTTTGGGGTGGCCGGAAGGAGCTGCCAGGAGGTGCTGCGGAAGGGGTGCCTCCACTTGCAG CTCCCCGTTGCTGGCTCCCACCTGTGCCTCTATGAAGATGGCACGGAGCTGACTGAAGACTACTTCCGGAGCGTCCCTGACAACTCAGAGCTCCTGCTCCTCACTTCGGGCCAGACCTGGCATGGCT ATGTGAGTGACATCAGTCGCTTCCTCGGTGTGTTCCACAAGCCGCACGTGGAGGTCATCCAGGCCGCCCGGCAGCTGCTCTCTGGCGAGCAGGCCCCGCTGCGGCAGAAGCTCCTGGCCGACCTCCTGCACACCGTCAGCGGGAACATTGAGGCCGAGACCCGGGCCGAGGACCCCCCATGGTTCGAAG GTTTGGAGTCCCGGTTCAGGAGTAAGTCTAGCTACCTGAGATACAGCTGCGAGAGCCGCATCCGGAGCTACCTGAGAGAG GTGAGCTCCTATGCCTCCGTGGTGGACGCGGAAGCTCAGGAGAAGTACCTGCGGGTTGTTGGCGCCATGGGCCGGAAACTCAGGGCGGTGAAGTTCAATGGCAGCTACTTTGACAGAGGGGCGCAGATGGGCATCCGGCTCTGCACGCCCGAAGGCTGGTTCTCCTGCCAG GGTCCTTTCGATGTGGACGACTGTGCTTCCAGACACTCCATCAACCCCTACAGCAACAGGGAGGGACGGGTCCTCTTCAGCACGTGGAATCTGGACCACAT ACCTTCAAACACCCCTAAAATGGCTGTATTGTTTTGGAACCAGACGTTCTGA
- the C4H1orf174 gene encoding UPF0688 protein C1orf174 homolog isoform X2, producing the protein MRSRKTSSSHKTADRRTSKKFKYDKGHLVKPDLQTLAPKSNSSGLPKAPAKPLCQQEPLGFAEDGTLLAGKEASISAGPEVAGQPHAHRAVSHACSAETEGGPSPPRLGGPPGEESNGSATTQDRSALETEPGHAPPLQMDSSVFLDDDSNQPVPVSRFFGNVELMQDLPPASLSCPSMSRREFRKMHFRAKDDEEDDDAEM; encoded by the exons ACTTCCTCATCACACAAAACCGCCGACAGGCGAACTTCCAAGAAGTTCAAGTATGACAAAGGTCATCTTGTGAAACCAGACTTACAGACATTAGCCCCTAAGAGCAATAGCAGTGGTCTGCCCAAAGCACCAGCGAAGCCCCTGTGTCAACAGGAGCCCCTGGGCTTCGCTGAGGATGGCACGCTGCTTGCAGGCAAGGAAGCCAGCATTTCTGCAGGGCCggaggtggcaggccagccccATGCCCACAGAGCTGTGAGCCATGCTTGCTCGGCAGAGACTGAAGGTGGCCCATCCCCACCAAGACTCGGTGGCCCCCCCGGGGAAGAGTCTAACGGCAGCGCCACCACACAAGACAGGTCGGCCCTGGAGACAGAGCCGGGCCACGCACCCCCACTGCAGATGGACAGCAGCGTCTTCCTGGATGACGACAGCAATCAGCCAGTGCCAGTGAGTCGGTTCTTTGGGAACGTGGAGCTCATGCAG GACCTTCCCCCAGCGTCCTTATCCTGTCCTTCAATGAGCAGGCGAGAATTCAGGAAAATGCATTTCAGAGCCAAAGATGACGAGGAGGATGACGACGCAGAAATGTAG
- the DFFB gene encoding DNA fragmentation factor subunit beta isoform X1, whose protein sequence is MFEVFRKPKTFKLRALHSQKKFGVAGRSCQEVLRKGCLHLQLPVAGSHLCLYEDGTELTEDYFRSVPDNSELLLLTSGQTWHGYVSDISRFLGVFHKPHVEVIQAARQLLSGEQAPLRQKLLADLLHTVSGNIEAETRAEDPPWFEGLESRFRSKSSYLRYSCESRIRSYLREVSSYASVVDAEAQEKYLRVVGAMGRKLRAVKFNGSYFDRGAQMGIRLCTPEGWFSCQGPFDVDDCASRHSINPYSNREGRVLFSTWNLDHMIEKKRCIVPTLAEAVKEQGGGEVNWEYFYSLLFTSENLKLVHIACHKKTAHRLSCDPSRMYRPCTKRRQRRKRSA, encoded by the exons ATGTTTGAGGTGTTCCGGAAGCCCAAGACGTTCAAGCTGCGGGCCCTGCACAGCCAGAAGAAGTTTGGGGTGGCCGGAAGGAGCTGCCAGGAGGTGCTGCGGAAGGGGTGCCTCCACTTGCAG CTCCCCGTTGCTGGCTCCCACCTGTGCCTCTATGAAGATGGCACGGAGCTGACTGAAGACTACTTCCGGAGCGTCCCTGACAACTCAGAGCTCCTGCTCCTCACTTCGGGCCAGACCTGGCATGGCT ATGTGAGTGACATCAGTCGCTTCCTCGGTGTGTTCCACAAGCCGCACGTGGAGGTCATCCAGGCCGCCCGGCAGCTGCTCTCTGGCGAGCAGGCCCCGCTGCGGCAGAAGCTCCTGGCCGACCTCCTGCACACCGTCAGCGGGAACATTGAGGCCGAGACCCGGGCCGAGGACCCCCCATGGTTCGAAG GTTTGGAGTCCCGGTTCAGGAGTAAGTCTAGCTACCTGAGATACAGCTGCGAGAGCCGCATCCGGAGCTACCTGAGAGAG GTGAGCTCCTATGCCTCCGTGGTGGACGCGGAAGCTCAGGAGAAGTACCTGCGGGTTGTTGGCGCCATGGGCCGGAAACTCAGGGCGGTGAAGTTCAATGGCAGCTACTTTGACAGAGGGGCGCAGATGGGCATCCGGCTCTGCACGCCCGAAGGCTGGTTCTCCTGCCAG GGTCCTTTCGATGTGGACGACTGTGCTTCCAGACACTCCATCAACCCCTACAGCAACAGGGAGGGACGGGTCCTCTTCAGCACGTGGAATCTGGACCACAT GATAGAAAAGAAACGCTGCATCGTCCCCACCCTGGCGGAGGCAGTTaaggagcagggaggaggggaagTAAACTGGGAGTATTTTTACAGCCTGCTTTTCACCTCTGAGAACCTCAAGCTAGTACACATCGCCTGCCACAAGAAAACCGCCCACAGACTCAGCTGCGACCCCAGCAGGATGTACAGACCCTGCACGAAGCGGAGGCAGAGGCGGAAGCGGTCCGCTTGA
- the C4H1orf174 gene encoding UPF0688 protein C1orf174 homolog isoform X3 yields the protein MRSRKLTGGVRSSTRLRAQNYPARLASAQEVSVTTSARTVCQEPLGFAEDGTLLAGKEASISAGPEVAGQPHAHRAVSHACSAETEGGPSPPRLGGPPGEESNGSATTQDRSALETEPGHAPPLQMDSSVFLDDDSNQPVPVSRFFGNVELMQDLPPASLSCPSMSRREFRKMHFRAKDDEEDDDAEM from the exons CTCACAGGTGGAGTGCGGTCTTCAACACGCCTGAGAGCCCAGAATTATCCAGCCAGGTTGGCCTCTGCTCAGGAAGTCAGTGTCACCACGTCTGCCAGGACAGTATGTCAG GAGCCCCTGGGCTTCGCTGAGGATGGCACGCTGCTTGCAGGCAAGGAAGCCAGCATTTCTGCAGGGCCggaggtggcaggccagccccATGCCCACAGAGCTGTGAGCCATGCTTGCTCGGCAGAGACTGAAGGTGGCCCATCCCCACCAAGACTCGGTGGCCCCCCCGGGGAAGAGTCTAACGGCAGCGCCACCACACAAGACAGGTCGGCCCTGGAGACAGAGCCGGGCCACGCACCCCCACTGCAGATGGACAGCAGCGTCTTCCTGGATGACGACAGCAATCAGCCAGTGCCAGTGAGTCGGTTCTTTGGGAACGTGGAGCTCATGCAG GACCTTCCCCCAGCGTCCTTATCCTGTCCTTCAATGAGCAGGCGAGAATTCAGGAAAATGCATTTCAGAGCCAAAGATGACGAGGAGGATGACGACGCAGAAATGTAG